From Bacteriovorax sp. BAL6_X, the proteins below share one genomic window:
- a CDS encoding MerC domain-containing protein, translating into MDNKIEEVKTTKYDESADRAGLLVSVLCCLHCMAIPLLIIFVPSLATYFENPLIHSLAIFIVVPVGLYAFIKNLKVHNDKRPLFIGILGMATILVGHFNQYFLSDHAGHMHMHSHSIGTVEVVASIVGGLALIAAHLLNIKLCRCNHCEH; encoded by the coding sequence ATGGACAACAAAATAGAAGAAGTTAAAACAACTAAATATGACGAATCAGCGGATCGCGCAGGACTTCTTGTCTCTGTCTTATGTTGCCTACATTGCATGGCAATTCCATTATTGATTATCTTTGTTCCATCACTGGCCACTTATTTTGAAAATCCACTTATTCACAGTCTTGCGATCTTTATTGTAGTTCCAGTAGGGCTCTATGCTTTTATCAAGAACTTAAAAGTTCACAATGATAAGAGACCACTTTTTATTGGTATCCTTGGTATGGCCACTATTTTAGTTGGGCACTTTAATCAGTACTTTTTATCTGATCATGCTGGACATATGCACATGCATTCTCACTCAATTGGAACAGTTGAAGTTGTGGCCTCTATCGTTGGTGGCCTAGCTCTAATTGCAGCGCACTTACTTAATATCAAGTTATGTCGTTGCAACCACTGCGAACACTAG
- the mgtE gene encoding magnesium transporter → MTNETHPEIENTMQFTKIGIALKDWPSLSESERLSTFNSMSEEEAQDFFDSLDSNYQADLFEQFDRNLKRRWANDLAYDDLADILQLLDHEQVEETLSLLAKHARVEVMALMAYAEDVAGGLMNSNYIRLRANMMVEEAIRYIRTQTLSNVETIYYTYVIDTAQKLVGVVSLRELFGARDGQKISELMTTGDDLIAIPDNMDQEEIGRVFSRFEQVVLPVVDEEFRMKGIITIDDIIKAVEEETTEDMQKIAAVESLDAPYLEVGFFEMTKKRLGWLVILFIGQMLTATAMTHFEAAIAHTVALVTFIPLIISSGGNSGAQASTLVIRALALGEVKNSDSLRVFFRELGSGLFMGFILGIFGFMRIYFWPDANVAYGMNFAKISLIVGCSIICIVMWGTLVGSMLPFLLKKLRFDPATASTPFVATICDVTGIIIYFSIAHALL, encoded by the coding sequence ATGACAAACGAAACTCATCCAGAAATTGAGAATACAATGCAATTTACCAAGATTGGTATTGCCTTAAAAGATTGGCCTTCTCTTTCTGAGTCTGAGCGTTTATCGACTTTTAATAGTATGTCAGAAGAAGAGGCCCAAGACTTCTTTGACTCTCTCGATTCAAATTATCAAGCCGATCTTTTTGAACAATTTGACCGCAATCTTAAAAGACGCTGGGCCAATGATTTGGCCTATGATGACTTGGCCGATATTTTACAGCTTCTTGATCATGAACAAGTTGAAGAGACTCTATCTCTTTTAGCTAAACATGCTCGCGTTGAAGTTATGGCCCTAATGGCATACGCCGAAGACGTTGCCGGTGGTCTTATGAATTCCAATTATATTCGCCTGCGTGCAAATATGATGGTGGAAGAGGCCATTCGCTATATCCGTACCCAAACTCTCAGTAATGTTGAGACGATTTATTATACTTATGTGATTGATACTGCTCAAAAGCTTGTTGGAGTGGTTTCACTGCGTGAGCTTTTTGGTGCTCGTGATGGCCAAAAGATTTCTGAACTAATGACAACAGGTGATGATCTGATTGCCATTCCTGATAATATGGATCAGGAAGAAATTGGTCGTGTCTTTAGTCGTTTTGAGCAAGTTGTTCTGCCGGTTGTTGATGAAGAGTTTCGAATGAAAGGGATCATTACAATTGATGATATCATCAAGGCCGTCGAAGAAGAGACGACGGAAGATATGCAAAAGATTGCGGCCGTTGAGTCTCTTGATGCTCCTTATCTTGAGGTTGGATTCTTTGAAATGACAAAGAAGCGCCTTGGTTGGCTAGTTATTCTATTTATTGGCCAAATGCTTACTGCTACGGCCATGACTCATTTTGAAGCGGCCATTGCTCATACCGTTGCTCTTGTAACTTTTATTCCACTTATTATTTCATCTGGTGGAAACTCAGGTGCTCAAGCATCAACACTTGTAATTCGCGCCCTTGCCCTTGGTGAGGTAAAAAATAGTGACTCACTTCGTGTCTTTTTTAGAGAGCTTGGCTCTGGCCTATTTATGGGATTTATTCTTGGAATCTTTGGTTTTATGAGAATTTACTTTTGGCCAGACGCTAATGTCGCCTACGGAATGAACTTCGCAAAAATTTCTCTTATCGTTGGCTGCAGTATTATTTGTATTGTCATGTGGGGGACGCTCGTTGGCTCTATGCTACCATTCCTTCTTAAGAAGCTTCGCTTTGACCCTGCTACGGCCTCAACTCCCTTTGTCGCAACGATTTGTGATGTGACGGGTATCATTATCTATTTCTCTATTGCCCACGCGCTCTTATAG